From Mesotoga infera, a single genomic window includes:
- a CDS encoding flavodoxin family protein, translating to MKLCAVYYSRTGSTKEIAESFADSIGAKLFKLEDEKPGKSISGFSALLGLGSPLKEPLPDVGDFEFVVLLTPIFAWHPSPQMNTFVKKADLKGKSVFLVGVGAGETNEKALKRFSAKVEKAGANVVGTKNFKGLQMKQDLKEVKSNLIESGKQLVGIIERLVQ from the coding sequence GTGAAACTCTGTGCAGTTTATTACAGCAGAACCGGTTCGACAAAGGAAATTGCGGAAAGCTTTGCAGATTCAATTGGTGCAAAGCTTTTCAAACTTGAAGATGAAAAGCCAGGGAAATCGATATCCGGGTTCTCCGCGCTGCTTGGCCTTGGAAGTCCTTTGAAAGAACCTCTTCCAGATGTCGGCGATTTCGAGTTCGTGGTGCTGCTAACTCCTATCTTCGCCTGGCATCCTTCGCCTCAGATGAATACATTCGTCAAAAAGGCCGATCTGAAAGGCAAGAGTGTGTTCCTGGTGGGTGTAGGAGCCGGTGAGACAAATGAGAAAGCCCTAAAGAGGTTCTCCGCAAAAGTTGAGAAGGCTGGCGCGAATGTTGTCGGCACGAAGAACTTCAAAGGATTACAGATGAAACAGGATTTGAAGGAGGTCAAGTCGAATCTTATAGAAAGCGGGAAGCAATTGGTCGGAATCATCGAAAGACTAGTCCAATAG